In a single window of the Treponema sp. J25 genome:
- a CDS encoding 4Fe-4S binding protein, translating into MAYKITDACVNCGACEGECPVEAISEKDGARWIDPAKCQDCGACAGVCPTEAIIAG; encoded by the coding sequence ATGGCTTACAAAATTACCGACGCCTGCGTTAATTGCGGCGCCTGCGAGGGAGAATGCCCTGTGGAGGCCATCTCCGAAAAAGATGGGGCTCGCTGGATAGATCCTGCTAAGTGCCAGGACTGTGGCGCCTGCGCCGGGGTATGTCCCACCGAAGCCATTATTGCTGGCTGA